The following nucleotide sequence is from Paenibacillus andongensis.
TTTTCCATCAGCATTTTGGCAGACCAAAGTGAGTCGTTAATATCACAACCACGGCGTTCCATCTCTGTTGATAATGCGCCATCTAGAATCATGACAGGAAAATCTTTAAGAATGTTTTCTATTGGATTCATAATAAGTTTCACGCCTTTTCCTGCATGATATTGAAGCCTTCTCCAAACACCTCAAATACATCATTCAAAGTAACAAATGCTTGCCGGTCTGTAGCATACACCAGCTTTTTTAACCTACCTACTTCGGAGCGGCTAACAACACAGTAAATGATTTTTTTATCCGTATCACTGTAACCACCTTTTCCGTAAAAAAAAGTGGTGCCTCTTTCCAACTCAGTATGAATGCGATTTGATATTTCTTCTGCATGCTGACTCACGATGATGGCCGCTTTGCCTTTTCCCGTTCCTTCCAGCACGTAATCGATCAATCTGGAGCCTACAAATACAGCTACGATCGTATACATCGCTCTCTCTCTATCCAAGTAGATGAGAGAGAGGATAATCGTAAAGCTGTCAAATATAAACACACTTCTTCCGATAGGCCAGCCCAAATATTTTTTCAGCACCTGAGCGAGAATATCCGTACCGCCGCTTGTTCCTCCAAAGCGAAAGACGATCCCTAGGCCTACCCCCACGGTTACACCTGCGTATAGGGAAGCTAAAAGAAGATCATTCATTACAAAATGAATGTTTCTGAATACGTAAACAAAGAGTGAAAACATCAGTGTTGCAAAGACGGTATAAGCGAATGATCTTCGACCCAACACTTTCCAACCTATAAAAAAAAGCGGAAGGTTCAGCAAAAAATTAGTTATTCCCGTTTCCCAACCGAACATATATTTCAGCAATAAGCTGACTCCTGTAATACCCCCTTCAGCCAGCCCATTAGCCGTATTGAAATAGTTGATGCCAAAGCCCATGATTGCTGAACCAGCGAATATGGCGGCTCCATTTTTCAAATGCTCATTCATGCAAGCCCACCGTTAGCTGTCAAAACAGCGGCTTCTTTCGCAGGCTCCCAGCCCTTGTTCCGTCTTGCAACTCCAGATTGGTACGCAGCGGAAATAACGGCTTCACGTACTTTCTCAACGACCATTTGATTAAAAACACTCGGTATAATGTAATATTCGTTAAGCTCCTCTTCGCTAACGACGGAGGCGATCGCGCTTGCGGCTGCCAGCTTCATCTCCTCCGTAATTCTCGATGCTCGGCAGTCAAGAACTCCTCGGAACAAACCTGGGAAGCAGAGCACATTATTGATCTGGTTCGGATAGTCCGACCTGCCTGTCGCCATAACACGGACATACGGCTCCGCTTCCTCTGGTGCGATTTCCGGTGTCGGATTAGCCATTGCGAATACGATGGGATCCTGCGCCATTTTTTTCACATCTGCAACGCTTAGCACTTTAGGTCCCGAAAGGCCAATAAAAATATCGGCTCCGCTGATCACTTCGCTCAAGGTTCCTCTCAGCCTGTCGGGATTCGTGTTGTCTGCGTACCACTGCCAGGCCGGATTGCTATACATATCCCCTCGCACAATGGCGCCTTCACGATCCACACCAATAATGTTAACGGCACCAGAAGCCAGCAGCATTTTGGTACATGCGATCCCTGCCGCGCCGATACCGCACACGACAATCTTGCAGCGGCTCAGTTCCTTCTTCACGACCTTGACGGCGTTCAACAAACCGGCCAGCAGAACGACAGCCGTACCGTGCTGGTCATCGTGAAAGACAGGAATATCAAGTTCCTCGATCAGCCTCTGCTCGATTTCAAAACAACGTGGCGAAGATATATCCTCCAGATTAATGCCGCCAAAGGTCGGGGCAAGCGCCTTGACGATACGGATAATTTCCTCCGTATCCTGCGTTCCCAGGCATATCGGGAACGCATCGACATTAGCCATTTGCTTAAACAGCATGGCTTTCCCTTCCATCACCGGCATCGCAGCCTCGGGTCCAATGTTGCCGAGTCCGAGTACAGCGGAACCATCCGAAACAACAGCTACCGTGTTCCGCTTAATGGTAAGCGAATACGCTTTTTTGGGATCTTCATAGATAGCCATACATACCCGCGCCACACCCGGTGTATACACCCGCGACAGATCGTCCCGGTTCTTGATCGGCATTTTCGGCACGGTTTCAATCTTCCCGCCCAAGTGTACGAGAAACGTTTGATCAGATACATGTTTAACTTGTATGCCCGGCAATTTACTAACAGCGCTTACAACAACATCGGTTTGTTGGTGGTCGGTTATATGAACCGTAATGTCTCGAATCGTCTTCGCTTTACTGGATTGTGCTACATCAATGGCAACCACATCTCCGCCGGCATCGCCAATCGCAGTGGCAATTTGGCCGAAGCTTACCAGATCCTTAGCAATTTCAAGTCGTATTACAATGCTTGTACTTCCGCTTGCAGTTCCTGTCATCTTAACTCACCCTGCTCTGTTTTCCTGTTTCTGTTTTTCAAATAATAAATCAAGTAGCAAAGCGCAACAAAGGGAATTCCACAATATAAAGCGATTCGTTGGGCAGGGTCAAAGTACAAACCGACGCAAGAAGCCAGACACAACAAGAAAGCAACGATAGGTACAACCGGATATAACGGAGTGCGGTATTTCAGATCCTTAAGGTTTCCGCCCTCTCTCAGAAATTGTCTGCGGAACATAAATTGGGAAGCCACAATGCCCATCCACACGGCGACAACAGCGAAGCCTGAGATAGCAATCAACACCACATAGACGGTATCAGCAGCAATGACGCTGGAGAGAAGTGACAAGCAAGCAACAAGCATACTGACAATAAGCGCATTCATCGGAACACCGCGCGATGTTATTTTTCCTAACCATGGGCTGACCATTTTTTCCTGGGAAAGCGCCCACAGCATACGCGTCGAAGCGTACAACCCCGAATTTCCAACGGACAAGAGTGCTGTTAGAATAACAAAGTTCATAATATCAGCGGCATAAGGAATCCCGATCTTGTCAAACACTAGAACGAAGGGACTCTCAATAACTCCGGCTTCCTGCCAGGGAATAAGACCAGCGAGCACGATGATTGCACCGATAAAAAATACCATTGTGCGCCACACCACTGTACGAATGGAACGCGGAATGCTCTTGTCCGGATCTTCCGTCTCACCGGCAGTAACGCCGATCAATTCAGTTCCTGAGAAGGCAAAGTTAACCGAAATCATCACGAACAATACAGGAAGAAAACCATTTGGAAATAGTCCGCCTTTATCAAAAATGTTGCTTAGCATCGGAGCCGATTGGCCTTCCATAGGGATGAACCCGAACATTGCGGCTCCGCCCAACACAATAAACACAATAATGACGATAACCTTGAAGCCGGAAATCCAAAACTCCGATTCCGCAAAAAACTTGGCAGTAACTGCATTTAATACAAACAGCATGACGGCAAATATTGCGCTAAATATCCAAACGGATACATGAGGAAACCATCGCTGCATCAGCAAGCCGGCCGCTGTAAACTCGGAGCCTACCGTGACAACCCATGTGAGCCAGTACAGCCAGCCAATCGTAAACCCGGTTGCAGGTCCGATAAATTTAGCAGCATATACGGGGAAAGAACCTGTTATCGGCATAGCCACGCTTAACTCTCCGAGACAAAGCATGACCAGATACATAATGAGTCCGCCAAACAAATAGGCAAGGATAGCCCCTCCGGGTCCAGCTTGGTTCAATATATATCCTGTACTTAAGAAAAGCCCCGTTCCAATAACGCCCCCAAGAGAAATCATAAATAAATGCCTACTTTTCATCGTACGCTTCAAACTATTTTGTTCGCTTCCGCTAATGCTTCTCATATCGATTCGCTCCCTTATCCAAGTTTTCAAGGTATTGAAACCCAGCAATACCAGGTGTCGTCATTTCATAAGGATTTAATATCTCTTCCAACTCTTCAACGGTCATTAACTGACGTTCCGGTTACAGGAAAATTTTCAGTTGCCCGAATCGATTGTATATCGAAGTAAGCCCAATCGGGAACTGTTTTCTCACCTAAGAAATCTTTCTCAATGCGATTCGACATGGTCGTTCTCTCCTTAAAGCCAATTGGCTTGATCCATTTCTTAGCGGGACATCCTAATACAAACAACTTTCGGCTCCGTCATTTCCTGGAGGGCGAATTTCACGCCTTCTCTGCCGATTCCCGAACCTTTTACACCGCCAAACGGCATCGCGTCGATTCTGTAATCCGAGCTGTCATTTACCATCACGCCTCCGACATCCAGCTTACGCACGGCATGGAATACTTTTTCAATATCGCGGCTGAATATGCCTGCCTGCAGACCGAAATCAACACTGTTTGCTTCGAGAATCGCCTCTTCCAGATCGGCTACGCGAAAGATGGTGACGACCGGACCAAAAACCTCTTCCATCACCAAGCGGCAGTCCTTCGGAACGTCTGTCATAACTGTCGGCTCGTAGAAAGCACCGTCCCGCTTTCCACCACAAAGCAGCTTCCCTCCGCGGTCTACCGCCTCATTCACCCAGCTTTCAACACGCTTGGCTTCTCTTTCGTTGATCATAGGGCCCATATCTGTGTCTTCCGATAATTTGCTGCCAACGCGGTACTGCTTTGTTTTCCCAACGAATTGAGCTACAAACGTGTCATATACATCCTCTTGCACATAAATGCGTTGTACGCCCAGACAGTTTTGGCCAGCTGCCCAGAAAGCTCCGGAAACGTTGGATTCTACAGCATCGTTGATGTCCGCATCGTTCAAAACGATAACCGGCGAGTTGGAGCCCAGCTCCATGCCCATTTTTTTCAAGCCTGCCTTTTGCATAATCGCTTTGCCTGTCTTCAGTCCTCCTGTGAAGGAGATCATTCTTACATACGGGTGTGTTACCAGCACATCGCCGATTTCACTTGCATTGCCTGTGATCACAGACAGGACTTTGGCTGGCAGCCCCGCCTTGTCGAACGCTTCCGCCAGCATAAGCGCGCTTAATGGCGTGGCTGGCGCTGGCTTCACGATAATCGCATTGCCCGCTGCGATGGCCGGGCCTACTTTATGGGCAACAAGATTCAAAGGATCATTAAACGGCGTAATGGCGCCAATGATACCGATCGGGGAACGGTAATAGTAGCCGAACCGATTTTCACTTCCGGGCATCTGATCGAAAGGAATCGTCTCTCCATTCAAGCGTCTTGCTTCCTCCGCACTGATCCGCAAAGTTTCAACGCACCTTCTTACTTCTTTCCGCGCTTCCTTGATCGTTTTACTGCCTTCTGAGGAAATCGTGACAGCGTATTCTTCCTTATGCTCGTCTACCCAGTCGGCAGCTCGTTGGAGGATAGCGATTCTCTCATGTATCGGGAGTTCGGAGCAAACACGAAACCCTTCTTGAGCCTCTTCGATGGCGAATGCCATATCCACTATGGAAGCAGCCGGCACTGTCGCGATCAACCGGTTATCCTGTGGATCACAAACATCCATTGTGTTCTCCCGAAGCACCCATTGCCCAGCTAAAAACATCTTGTTA
It contains:
- a CDS encoding amino acid permease, which translates into the protein MRSISGSEQNSLKRTMKSRHLFMISLGGVIGTGLFLSTGYILNQAGPGGAILAYLFGGLIMYLVMLCLGELSVAMPITGSFPVYAAKFIGPATGFTIGWLYWLTWVVTVGSEFTAAGLLMQRWFPHVSVWIFSAIFAVMLFVLNAVTAKFFAESEFWISGFKVIVIIVFIVLGGAAMFGFIPMEGQSAPMLSNIFDKGGLFPNGFLPVLFVMISVNFAFSGTELIGVTAGETEDPDKSIPRSIRTVVWRTMVFFIGAIIVLAGLIPWQEAGVIESPFVLVFDKIGIPYAADIMNFVILTALLSVGNSGLYASTRMLWALSQEKMVSPWLGKITSRGVPMNALIVSMLVACLSLLSSVIAADTVYVVLIAISGFAVVAVWMGIVASQFMFRRQFLREGGNLKDLKYRTPLYPVVPIVAFLLCLASCVGLYFDPAQRIALYCGIPFVALCYLIYYLKNRNRKTEQGELR
- a CDS encoding aldehyde dehydrogenase family protein — protein: METMTKNNKMFLAGQWVLRENTMDVCDPQDNRLIATVPAASIVDMAFAIEEAQEGFRVCSELPIHERIAILQRAADWVDEHKEEYAVTISSEGSKTIKEARKEVRRCVETLRISAEEARRLNGETIPFDQMPGSENRFGYYYRSPIGIIGAITPFNDPLNLVAHKVGPAIAAGNAIIVKPAPATPLSALMLAEAFDKAGLPAKVLSVITGNASEIGDVLVTHPYVRMISFTGGLKTGKAIMQKAGLKKMGMELGSNSPVIVLNDADINDAVESNVSGAFWAAGQNCLGVQRIYVQEDVYDTFVAQFVGKTKQYRVGSKLSEDTDMGPMINEREAKRVESWVNEAVDRGGKLLCGGKRDGAFYEPTVMTDVPKDCRLVMEEVFGPVVTIFRVADLEEAILEANSVDFGLQAGIFSRDIEKVFHAVRKLDVGGVMVNDSSDYRIDAMPFGGVKGSGIGREGVKFALQEMTEPKVVCIRMSR
- a CDS encoding NAD-dependent malic enzyme; this translates as MTGTASGSTSIVIRLEIAKDLVSFGQIATAIGDAGGDVVAIDVAQSSKAKTIRDITVHITDHQQTDVVVSAVSKLPGIQVKHVSDQTFLVHLGGKIETVPKMPIKNRDDLSRVYTPGVARVCMAIYEDPKKAYSLTIKRNTVAVVSDGSAVLGLGNIGPEAAMPVMEGKAMLFKQMANVDAFPICLGTQDTEEIIRIVKALAPTFGGINLEDISSPRCFEIEQRLIEELDIPVFHDDQHGTAVVLLAGLLNAVKVVKKELSRCKIVVCGIGAAGIACTKMLLASGAVNIIGVDREGAIVRGDMYSNPAWQWYADNTNPDRLRGTLSEVISGADIFIGLSGPKVLSVADVKKMAQDPIVFAMANPTPEIAPEEAEPYVRVMATGRSDYPNQINNVLCFPGLFRGVLDCRASRITEEMKLAAASAIASVVSEEELNEYYIIPSVFNQMVVEKVREAVISAAYQSGVARRNKGWEPAKEAAVLTANGGLA
- a CDS encoding YitT family protein; the protein is MNEHLKNGAAIFAGSAIMGFGINYFNTANGLAEGGITGVSLLLKYMFGWETGITNFLLNLPLFFIGWKVLGRRSFAYTVFATLMFSLFVYVFRNIHFVMNDLLLASLYAGVTVGVGLGIVFRFGGTSGGTDILAQVLKKYLGWPIGRSVFIFDSFTIILSLIYLDRERAMYTIVAVFVGSRLIDYVLEGTGKGKAAIIVSQHAEEISNRIHTELERGTTFFYGKGGYSDTDKKIIYCVVSRSEVGRLKKLVYATDRQAFVTLNDVFEVFGEGFNIMQEKA